One genomic segment of Anguilla anguilla isolate fAngAng1 chromosome 2, fAngAng1.pri, whole genome shotgun sequence includes these proteins:
- the pgam1b gene encoding phosphoglycerate mutase 1b — MAAYKLVLIRHGESSWNQENRFCGWFDADLSETGVREAKRGGEALKDAGYEFDVCYTSVLKRAIRTLWIVLDNIDQMWLPVHRTWRLNERHYGGLTGLNKAETAAKHGEAQVKIWRRSYDIPPPTMDPDHDYYTNISKDRRYADLTEEQLPSCESLKDTIARALPFWNEEIVPQIKEGKRVLIAAHGNSLRGIVKHLEGMSEEAIMELNLPTGIPILYELDKNLKPVKPMQFLGDEETVRKAMEAVAAQGKAKK, encoded by the exons ATGGCCGCGTATAAACTGGTGCTCATCCGTCACGGGGAGAGCAGCTGGAATCAGGAGAACCGCTTCTGCGGATGGTTTGACGCAGATCTGAGCGAGACCGGGGTTCGTGAGGcgaagagaggaggggaagcaCTGAAAG ATGCCGGCTATGAGTTTGACGTCTGCTACACCTCCGTGCTGAAGAGGGCCATCCGCACTCTGTGGATTGTGCTGGACAACATCGACCAGATGTGGCTGCCCGTGCACCGGACCTGGAGGCTGAACGAGAGGCACTACGGGGGCCTGACCGGGCTCAACAAGGCCGAGACGGCCGCCAAGCACGGGGAGGCGCAGGTCAAGATCTGGAGGCGGTCCTACGACATCCCCCCGCCCACCATGGATCCTGACCACGACTACTATACCAACATAAGCAAG GACCGTCGCTATGCCGACCTGACGGAGGAACAGCTGCCCTCTTGCGAGAGCCTTAAGGACACCATCGCCCGTGCCTTGCCCTTCTGGAATGAGGAGATCGTCCCGCAGATcaaagaggggaagagagtCCTGATTGCTGCTCATGGGAACAGTCTGAGGGGCATCGTCAAACATCTGGAGG GCATGTCGGAAGAGGCCATCATGGAGCTGAACCTCCCCACGGGAATCCCCATCCTGTACGAGCTGGACAAGAACCTGAAGCCGGTCAAGCCCATGCAGTTCCTGGGAGACGAGGAGACCGTGCGCAAGGCAATGGAGGCCGTTGCTGCTCAGGGCAAAGCCAAGAAGTAG
- the cdc25d gene encoding cell division cycle 25 homolog d isoform X2 — translation MEVSQEHADLEADICSPQNISTTWSLSPDPGPSSDSELSFCLDNLHCQDSTPQRRLQLTPELLTPSPIQNKGVSQEMTTPTDKTIAECEVAKRKGERSGSQRCSDPKMGQNTRKSQGTREVDKENKRLRVTLSSRFAGSTALQGLTRRGRGQRQSPEASWDPVEERWTELATLFPGQWTQSKHQPHPLDIPNSVAEDKNLIGDYSKPHLFPVKRGEHLDLQYISSQTVASLVNGKYKSVVSSYLIIDCRYPYEFKGGHIRGAINLHSEVQLQEALFQDTVMFQKPPRTMSPSSPPTAAPLQDTGLPSQGGTFQGQTPQRGTLESGSPPGGPLPRKLIVFHCEYSTERGPRLYRNLRKLDRSLNVYPQLFYPELYVLDGGYKEFYSQFPGLCEPSGYVPMLHRDFREQLYRFRRKRRSRTIQHRKKQLFKSDV, via the exons ATGGAGGTATCACAAGAACACGCAGACCTCGAGGCAGATATTTGTTCTCCTCAAAATATTAGTACAACATGGAGCCTGTCCCCGGACCCAGGACCATCATCAGACTCTGAACTCTCCTTCTGTCTGGATAACCTTCATTGTCAGGA CTCCACCCCACAGAGAAGACTACAGCTGACGCCGGAACTTCTGACTCCTAGCCCGATTCAGAACAAAGGTGTTTCCCAAGAGATGACGACGCCGACAG ATAAAACCATAGCTGAATGTGAAGTCGCGAAAAGGAAAGGGGAGAG ATCTGGCTCACAAAGATGCTCTGATCCAAAAATG GGACAAAATACACGGAAGTCACAGGGGACGAGGGAAGTGGATAAAGAGAAT AAGCGGTTGCGAGTGACGTTGTCCAGTCGGTTTGCCGGTTCCACTGCACTTCAAGGTCTAACcagaagaggaaggggacagagacagagtccAGAGGCCAGCTGGGATCCTGTGGAAGAGCGATGGACTGAGCTTGCG ACTTTGTTTCCTGGACAGTGGACTCAATCCAAACATCAGCCACACCCCCTGGACATCCCTAATTCTGTAGCTGAAGACAAAAATCTCATTGGAGACTACAGCAAG CCACATCTCTTTCCTGTGAAGAGAGGGGAACACTTGGATCTGCAGTATATATCATCACAGACA GTGGCATCTCTGGTCAATGGAAAATACAAGAGCGTTGTGTCGAGCTACCTCATCATAGACTGTCGCTACCCTTACGAATTTAAAGGGGGACATATCAGG GGGGCCATAAATCTTCACTCTGAAGTGCAGCTGCAGGAAGCTCTTTTCCAGGATACTGTCATGTTCCAGAAGCCCCCCCGGACAAtgtctcccagcagcccccctaCTGCAGCCCCCCTCCAAGATACAGGCCTTCCCAGCCAAGGGGGTACTTTTCAGGGACAAACGCCACAAAGGGGCACATTAGAGAGTGGGTCCCCGCCAGGTGGTCCCTTGCCAAGGAAACTCATAGTCTTTCACTGCGAGTATTCCACTGAAAGAGGTCCCCGCTT ATATAGAAACTTGCGAAAGCTGGATAGAAGCCTCAACGTTTACCCTCAGCTTTTTTACCCAGAACTGTATGTCCTAGATGGAGGATACAAAGAATTCTACTCCCAGTTTCCG GGCCTGTGTGAACCTTCTGGCTACGTCCCGATGCTCCACAGAGACTTCAGGGAGCAACTGTACAGATTCCGTAGGAAGAGAAGATCACGCACCATACAACACAGAAAGAAGCAGCTTTTTAAATCAGATGTGTAG
- the pi4k2a gene encoding phosphatidylinositol 4-kinase type 2-alpha: MDETSPLVSPLRDSHDFSHCPTEPPIPRGAFGGTPGSVVRVPAGSPGRNRERQPLLERDRGNSPRDPHSNEFPEDPEFREIIRKAERAIEEGIFPERIYQGSSGSYFVKDSRGKIIGVFKPKNEEPYGQLNPKWTKWLQKLCCPCCFGRDCLVLNQGYLSEAGASLVDQKLELNVVPRTKVVYLASDTFNYSAIDRVKSRGKRLALEKVPKVGQRFHRIGLPPKVGSFQIFVEGYKDADFWLRRFEAEPLPENTNRQLQLQFERLVVLDYIIRNTDRGNDNWLVKYDCPMDMGGARDTDWVLVKEPIIKLAAIDNGLAFPLKHPDSWRAYPFYWAWLAQAKVPFSQEIRDLVLPKFSDPNFIKDLEEDLYELFKKDPGFDRGQFHKQIAVMRGQILNLSQALKDGKTPLQLVQMPPVIVETARAPQRANSESYTQSFQSRRPFFTWW, encoded by the exons ATGGACGAGACGAGCCCGCTAGTCTCCCCACTGCGGGACTCCCACGATTTCTCCCACTGTCCCACTGAGCCTCCGATTCCCCGGGGCGCTTTCGGAGGGACGCCGGGGTCCGTGGTTCGTGTGCCTGCTGGAAGCCCTGGACGCAACCGAGAGCGACAGCCCCTGCTTGAACGGGATAGAGGAAATTCTCCGCGAGACCCCCATAGTAACGAGTTTCCAGAAGATCCTGAATTTAGGGAAATAATCCGAAAAGCAGAACGTGCTATAGAAGAAGGAATTTTCCCAGAAAGAATCTACCAAGGTTCCAGCGGCAGCTATTTCGTTAAAGATTCGCGGGGG AAGATCATTGGCGTGTTCAAGCCCAAGAACGAGGAGCCGTACGGTCAGCTCAACCCCAAATGGACCAAGTGGCTGCAGAAGCTGTGCTGTCCGTGCTGTTTCGGGCGGGACTGCCTGGTGCTCAACCAGGGCTACCTCTCGGAGGCCGGCGCCAGCCTGGTGGACCAGAAACTCGAGCTCAACGTCGTCCCCAGGACCAAG GTGGTCTATTTGGCCAGCGACACATTCAACTACAGTGCCATCGACCGGGTCAAGTCCCGGGGCAAGAGGCTGGCCCTCGAGAAGGTCCCGAAAGTGGGCCAGCGCTTCCACAGGATAGGGCTCCCTCCTAAG GTGGGATCTTTCCAAATATTTGTAGAAGGGTACAAAGATGCAGATTTCTGGTTGCGGCGTTTTGAGGCCGAGCCTCTGCCAGAAAACACCAACCGCCAACTGCAGCTACAGTTTGAGAGGCTGGTGGTTCTGGATTACATTATCAGAAATACTG ATCGAGGGAATGACAACTGGCTTGTAAAATACGACTGTCCAATGGATATGGGAGGCGCTCGG GACACTGACTGGGTGTTGGTGAAGGAACCCATTATCAAACTAGCAGCCATAGATAATGGCCTGGCCTTCCCCCTCAAACACCCCGATTCCTGGAGAGCCT ATCCATTCTACTGGGCCTGGCTGGCCCAGGCCAAAGTTCCCTTCTCTCAAGAAATCCGGGATCTGGTCCTGCCCAAATTCTCAGACCCCAACTTCATCAAAGACCTGGAGGAGGATCTGTACGAGCTCTTTAAG AAAGACCCTGGTTTCGACAGGGGACAGTTCCACAAGCAGATTGCTGTGATGAGAGGCCAG ATCCTGAACCTGAGTCAGGCCCTGAAGGACGGGAAGACGCCCCTGCAGCTGGTGCAGATGCCCCCTGTGATCGTGGAGACTGCGCGGGCCCCCCAGCGGGCCAACAGCGAGTCCTACACGCAGAGCTTCCAGAGTCGAAGGCCCTTCTTCACCTGGTGGTAG
- the cdc25d gene encoding cell division cycle 25 homolog d isoform X1 has translation MEVSQEHADLEADICSPQNISTTWSLSPDPGPSSDSELSFCLDNLHCQDSTPQRRLQLTPELLTPSPIQNKGVSQEMTTPTGSDKTIAECEVAKRKGERSGSQRCSDPKMGQNTRKSQGTREVDKENKRLRVTLSSRFAGSTALQGLTRRGRGQRQSPEASWDPVEERWTELATLFPGQWTQSKHQPHPLDIPNSVAEDKNLIGDYSKPHLFPVKRGEHLDLQYISSQTVASLVNGKYKSVVSSYLIIDCRYPYEFKGGHIRGAINLHSEVQLQEALFQDTVMFQKPPRTMSPSSPPTAAPLQDTGLPSQGGTFQGQTPQRGTLESGSPPGGPLPRKLIVFHCEYSTERGPRLYRNLRKLDRSLNVYPQLFYPELYVLDGGYKEFYSQFPGLCEPSGYVPMLHRDFREQLYRFRRKRRSRTIQHRKKQLFKSDV, from the exons ATGGAGGTATCACAAGAACACGCAGACCTCGAGGCAGATATTTGTTCTCCTCAAAATATTAGTACAACATGGAGCCTGTCCCCGGACCCAGGACCATCATCAGACTCTGAACTCTCCTTCTGTCTGGATAACCTTCATTGTCAGGA CTCCACCCCACAGAGAAGACTACAGCTGACGCCGGAACTTCTGACTCCTAGCCCGATTCAGAACAAAGGTGTTTCCCAAGAGATGACGACGCCGACAGGTTCAG ATAAAACCATAGCTGAATGTGAAGTCGCGAAAAGGAAAGGGGAGAG ATCTGGCTCACAAAGATGCTCTGATCCAAAAATG GGACAAAATACACGGAAGTCACAGGGGACGAGGGAAGTGGATAAAGAGAAT AAGCGGTTGCGAGTGACGTTGTCCAGTCGGTTTGCCGGTTCCACTGCACTTCAAGGTCTAACcagaagaggaaggggacagagacagagtccAGAGGCCAGCTGGGATCCTGTGGAAGAGCGATGGACTGAGCTTGCG ACTTTGTTTCCTGGACAGTGGACTCAATCCAAACATCAGCCACACCCCCTGGACATCCCTAATTCTGTAGCTGAAGACAAAAATCTCATTGGAGACTACAGCAAG CCACATCTCTTTCCTGTGAAGAGAGGGGAACACTTGGATCTGCAGTATATATCATCACAGACA GTGGCATCTCTGGTCAATGGAAAATACAAGAGCGTTGTGTCGAGCTACCTCATCATAGACTGTCGCTACCCTTACGAATTTAAAGGGGGACATATCAGG GGGGCCATAAATCTTCACTCTGAAGTGCAGCTGCAGGAAGCTCTTTTCCAGGATACTGTCATGTTCCAGAAGCCCCCCCGGACAAtgtctcccagcagcccccctaCTGCAGCCCCCCTCCAAGATACAGGCCTTCCCAGCCAAGGGGGTACTTTTCAGGGACAAACGCCACAAAGGGGCACATTAGAGAGTGGGTCCCCGCCAGGTGGTCCCTTGCCAAGGAAACTCATAGTCTTTCACTGCGAGTATTCCACTGAAAGAGGTCCCCGCTT ATATAGAAACTTGCGAAAGCTGGATAGAAGCCTCAACGTTTACCCTCAGCTTTTTTACCCAGAACTGTATGTCCTAGATGGAGGATACAAAGAATTCTACTCCCAGTTTCCG GGCCTGTGTGAACCTTCTGGCTACGTCCCGATGCTCCACAGAGACTTCAGGGAGCAACTGTACAGATTCCGTAGGAAGAGAAGATCACGCACCATACAACACAGAAAGAAGCAGCTTTTTAAATCAGATGTGTAG
- the avpi1 gene encoding arginine vasopressin-induced protein 1, whose product MEDLTPPSTVAGPSQFWRVSERRSRKSGSPNIFRDVNLRQLQRLFQRAGDQDAEQRAQLVWGHGDAAELAQALIALRARGRRTRLRVEGARDPQGSKWLQAFGHLRINEASVAAPGDEDTEVEPSPFSRPDPAPGGVPGGQGDKPLAEGHIDSERLQNAPVSSLWSRPGIASQGRERNPERYLHRILH is encoded by the exons ATGGAGGACCTCACCCCGCCTTCCACGGTAGCCGGGCCATCCCAGTTTTGGCGGGTGTCGGAGCGGCGCAGCCGAAAGTCCGGCTCTCCCAACATCTTCCGGGACGTGAACCTGCGGCAGCTTCAGCGGCTCTTCCAGCGCGCGGGGGACCAGGACGCCGAGCAGCGGGCGCAGCTGGTGTGGGGCCACGGCGACGCGGCGGAGCTGGCCCAGGCCCTGATCGCCCTGAGGGCCCGGGGCCGCAGGACCAGGCTCAGGGTGGAGGGGGCCCGCGACCCCCAGGGGTCCAAGTGGCTCCAAGCCTTCGGCCATCTCAG GATCAACGAGGCGTCCGTGGCCGCCCCTGGTGATGAGGACACAGAGGTGGAGCCCAGTCCCTTCAGTAGGCCCGACCCCGCCCCAGGGGGTGTGCCTGGGGGCCAAGGGGACAAGCCATTGGCAGAAGGACATATAGATTCTGAACGGCTCCAGAACGCCCCAGTTAGCTCCCTGTGGAGCAGACCCGGGATCGCAAGTCAGGGCAGGGAGAGGAACCCAGAGCGGTACCTTCATCGCATACTGCACTGA
- the cdc25d gene encoding cell division cycle 25 homolog d isoform X3 — protein sequence MEVSQEHADLEADICSPQNISTTWSLSPDPGPSSDSELSFCLDNLHCQDSTPQRRLQLTPELLTPSPIQNKDKTIAECEVAKRKGERSGSQRCSDPKMGQNTRKSQGTREVDKENKRLRVTLSSRFAGSTALQGLTRRGRGQRQSPEASWDPVEERWTELATLFPGQWTQSKHQPHPLDIPNSVAEDKNLIGDYSKPHLFPVKRGEHLDLQYISSQTVASLVNGKYKSVVSSYLIIDCRYPYEFKGGHIRGAINLHSEVQLQEALFQDTVMFQKPPRTMSPSSPPTAAPLQDTGLPSQGGTFQGQTPQRGTLESGSPPGGPLPRKLIVFHCEYSTERGPRLYRNLRKLDRSLNVYPQLFYPELYVLDGGYKEFYSQFPGLCEPSGYVPMLHRDFREQLYRFRRKRRSRTIQHRKKQLFKSDV from the exons ATGGAGGTATCACAAGAACACGCAGACCTCGAGGCAGATATTTGTTCTCCTCAAAATATTAGTACAACATGGAGCCTGTCCCCGGACCCAGGACCATCATCAGACTCTGAACTCTCCTTCTGTCTGGATAACCTTCATTGTCAGGA CTCCACCCCACAGAGAAGACTACAGCTGACGCCGGAACTTCTGACTCCTAGCCCGATTCAGAACAAAG ATAAAACCATAGCTGAATGTGAAGTCGCGAAAAGGAAAGGGGAGAG ATCTGGCTCACAAAGATGCTCTGATCCAAAAATG GGACAAAATACACGGAAGTCACAGGGGACGAGGGAAGTGGATAAAGAGAAT AAGCGGTTGCGAGTGACGTTGTCCAGTCGGTTTGCCGGTTCCACTGCACTTCAAGGTCTAACcagaagaggaaggggacagagacagagtccAGAGGCCAGCTGGGATCCTGTGGAAGAGCGATGGACTGAGCTTGCG ACTTTGTTTCCTGGACAGTGGACTCAATCCAAACATCAGCCACACCCCCTGGACATCCCTAATTCTGTAGCTGAAGACAAAAATCTCATTGGAGACTACAGCAAG CCACATCTCTTTCCTGTGAAGAGAGGGGAACACTTGGATCTGCAGTATATATCATCACAGACA GTGGCATCTCTGGTCAATGGAAAATACAAGAGCGTTGTGTCGAGCTACCTCATCATAGACTGTCGCTACCCTTACGAATTTAAAGGGGGACATATCAGG GGGGCCATAAATCTTCACTCTGAAGTGCAGCTGCAGGAAGCTCTTTTCCAGGATACTGTCATGTTCCAGAAGCCCCCCCGGACAAtgtctcccagcagcccccctaCTGCAGCCCCCCTCCAAGATACAGGCCTTCCCAGCCAAGGGGGTACTTTTCAGGGACAAACGCCACAAAGGGGCACATTAGAGAGTGGGTCCCCGCCAGGTGGTCCCTTGCCAAGGAAACTCATAGTCTTTCACTGCGAGTATTCCACTGAAAGAGGTCCCCGCTT ATATAGAAACTTGCGAAAGCTGGATAGAAGCCTCAACGTTTACCCTCAGCTTTTTTACCCAGAACTGTATGTCCTAGATGGAGGATACAAAGAATTCTACTCCCAGTTTCCG GGCCTGTGTGAACCTTCTGGCTACGTCCCGATGCTCCACAGAGACTTCAGGGAGCAACTGTACAGATTCCGTAGGAAGAGAAGATCACGCACCATACAACACAGAAAGAAGCAGCTTTTTAAATCAGATGTGTAG